One genomic window of Candidatus Kuenenia stuttgartiensis includes the following:
- the cobM gene encoding precorrin-4 C(11)-methyltransferase, which yields MKVYFVGAGPGDKDLITVKGFNLLKCAEYCIFAGSLVNEELLSALPSGAKKYDSSKMNLENMTKVFKEAKIANKDLVRLHSGDPAIYGAIQEQMRVLDELGILYEIIPGVSSFVAASAALKQELTLPGVTQTIVITRMEGNTPMPEKEHLSKLAASTPTLCIFLSIEKLSEIVKILIPHYGNECPIAVVYKASWPQQKIVRSCLSHIDKLVKDEAITKTAMIIVGHVLNKEFERSILYSENAR from the coding sequence ATGAAAGTATATTTTGTTGGCGCTGGACCAGGTGACAAAGATCTTATAACAGTAAAAGGTTTTAATCTGCTTAAATGCGCAGAATATTGTATTTTCGCAGGATCACTGGTAAACGAGGAATTGCTCTCCGCCCTGCCATCCGGTGCAAAAAAATACGATTCATCGAAAATGAATCTGGAAAATATGACAAAGGTATTCAAAGAGGCAAAAATAGCAAACAAAGACCTCGTTCGTCTGCATTCCGGCGACCCCGCTATTTACGGCGCTATACAGGAACAAATGCGTGTGCTTGATGAACTAGGGATTTTATATGAAATTATTCCGGGAGTGAGTTCTTTCGTTGCCGCTTCTGCCGCATTAAAACAGGAATTGACGCTTCCAGGAGTTACCCAAACGATTGTAATTACAAGAATGGAAGGCAACACTCCCATGCCGGAAAAAGAACACCTCAGCAAACTCGCGGCCTCTACTCCTACACTGTGTATTTTTCTTAGCATTGAAAAATTATCTGAGATTGTAAAAATTCTCATTCCTCATTATGGAAATGAATGTCCTATCGCAGTTGTCTACAAGGCATCCTGGCCACAACAAAAAATCGTTCGCTCATGCTTATCGCACATTGATAAATTAGTAAAAGACGAGGCTATAACAAAAACAGCTATGATTATAGTAGGACACGTGCTAAACAAGGAATTTGAGCGATCAATACTCTATAGTGAAAATGCTCGTTAG
- a CDS encoding carboxypeptidase-like regulatory domain-containing protein: protein MKKRKFLFILPMVGVLIISLVLSLKAGTDGEKGLTNSVENACSKKGSIYGTVVYFQSCYMSYMQAAQVQLKGKNTGMKDEVNTDSNGKFKFDNLKEDTYKLTAGKKNFKNSKATVKLKSGRAKFAEIEIESSGKK, encoded by the coding sequence ATGAAAAAACGTAAATTTTTGTTTATTTTACCTATGGTTGGTGTATTGATTATATCGCTTGTGTTATCCCTCAAGGCAGGCACGGATGGAGAAAAAGGACTCACAAATAGCGTTGAGAATGCTTGCAGTAAAAAGGGGTCTATTTATGGCACGGTAGTATATTTTCAATCATGTTATATGTCATACATGCAGGCTGCCCAGGTACAACTGAAAGGGAAAAATACAGGGATGAAGGATGAGGTTAATACAGACAGCAACGGTAAATTTAAATTTGATAATTTGAAAGAAGATACTTATAAATTGACGGCGGGAAAGAAAAATTTTAAAAATTCAAAAGCTACCGTAAAATTGAAAAGCGGAAGGGCGAAATTTGCCGAAATAGAGATCGAATCTTCAGGAAAGAAATAG
- a CDS encoding tetratricopeptide repeat protein: protein MIIKKYFWVAYILLFFPMACSSPYDTKDKKNIKGGYIGSITDKLTGALSAKEHKTLGITYFKKGMTEEAIDEFNFALQGIRQDGELHHYLGKAYLEINQFSKAMNELNNAISYYDKYNFKGKAEAYNDLGLLYKKKNEYTEAFSALKECLKLNPSMAEAYYTMALLYLETNKINESFDYLNKAIKLDSNNPDFHFSMGLAFYKKNMPEKALTEFQKTLDLNPRDAEAHNYLGIIYYEMNEIEKAISAHQTAVKLKNNYTDAYNNLGIALFAHNNLNEAKDAFETALKLRADFAEAHYNLGLILSKEGNSKEAIASLEKAIAISNAIAPAHFKLGEIYTKINMPDKALSAYESAFSDDPSYEEAYYNYGELAAEIGDVDKSIRAWKKTIEINPTNTDAYFNLGVALYNQGKIDNAISMWSKVLETNPDDYTTLNNLADAYEAKGSIDKAIKTWEKIVEGHPVNSLVYYKLGNAYTKKNKYNSALACWEQAVIIDPDFVNAYFNLGKTYKKLGRLDEAIAAFSKTIDIDPDDIDAHHNLWLLYKEKDMDLEAQTEERIYNSLKSFKAEEE from the coding sequence ATGATCATTAAGAAATATTTCTGGGTAGCTTACATTCTTCTTTTCTTCCCGATGGCATGCAGCTCTCCATACGATACTAAAGATAAAAAAAACATAAAAGGCGGATATATCGGTTCAATAACCGACAAATTGACCGGCGCATTGTCAGCAAAGGAACATAAAACTTTAGGTATTACCTATTTCAAAAAAGGCATGACCGAGGAAGCCATTGACGAATTTAATTTTGCATTGCAGGGTATCCGGCAAGATGGAGAATTGCACCATTATTTAGGCAAGGCTTACTTAGAAATTAATCAATTTAGTAAAGCAATGAATGAACTAAATAATGCCATCTCTTACTACGACAAATATAACTTTAAAGGAAAAGCTGAGGCATACAACGACCTGGGTCTTTTATACAAAAAGAAAAATGAATATACAGAGGCATTTTCCGCTTTAAAAGAGTGCCTGAAATTAAATCCTTCTATGGCGGAAGCATACTACACTATGGCACTTTTATACCTTGAAACAAACAAAATCAATGAGAGCTTTGACTATTTAAATAAAGCAATCAAGCTCGATTCAAACAATCCTGATTTTCATTTTAGCATGGGACTTGCATTTTACAAAAAAAACATGCCGGAAAAAGCGCTTACAGAGTTCCAAAAAACACTTGATTTGAATCCCAGGGATGCTGAAGCACACAATTACTTAGGTATTATTTACTATGAGATGAACGAAATTGAAAAGGCCATTTCTGCACACCAAACTGCTGTCAAATTAAAAAATAATTACACAGACGCCTATAACAACCTGGGTATTGCACTCTTTGCACATAATAATTTAAACGAGGCAAAAGATGCTTTTGAAACCGCTCTGAAACTAAGAGCGGATTTTGCCGAAGCACACTATAACCTTGGATTAATTTTAAGTAAAGAAGGCAACTCAAAAGAAGCCATAGCATCGCTTGAAAAGGCAATAGCAATAAGCAATGCCATTGCCCCCGCACATTTTAAACTTGGAGAAATCTATACAAAAATTAACATGCCTGACAAAGCTTTATCCGCATATGAAAGCGCCTTTTCCGATGACCCCTCGTATGAAGAAGCGTATTATAATTATGGTGAACTGGCCGCTGAAATTGGTGATGTAGACAAATCTATCCGTGCATGGAAAAAGACTATAGAAATAAATCCAACAAACACAGACGCATACTTTAATCTGGGCGTTGCGCTTTATAATCAAGGAAAAATTGATAATGCTATTTCCATGTGGTCAAAGGTGCTTGAAACAAATCCTGATGATTATACTACATTGAATAATCTTGCGGACGCTTACGAAGCCAAAGGCAGCATCGACAAAGCGATAAAAACATGGGAAAAAATTGTAGAAGGCCACCCGGTTAATTCATTGGTATATTACAAATTAGGAAATGCATATACAAAAAAGAATAAGTATAATTCTGCCCTTGCCTGTTGGGAACAAGCAGTCATTATTGACCCGGATTTCGTGAATGCCTATTTCAATTTAGGGAAAACCTATAAAAAACTCGGGCGGCTCGATGAGGCAATTGCGGCATTTTCAAAAACAATTGATATTGACCCTGATGATATTGACGCACACCACAATTTATGGCTACTTTACAAAGAAAAAGACATGGATCTGGAAGCTCAAACTGAAGAGAGAATCTACAACAGTCTGAAATCATTTAAAGCGGAAGAAGAATGA
- a CDS encoding AbrB/MazE/SpoVT family DNA-binding domain-containing protein, with protein MKVLTISSKGQIAIPKEIRDFLHIKEGDRLVYKIDRGRIVLEPVVSVPRSQSYFWTPEVQEKVKNADENFKTGNFKTYKVDKFIKELKA; from the coding sequence ATGAAGGTGTTGACAATATCATCCAAAGGGCAAATTGCAATACCAAAGGAGATAAGGGATTTTTTGCATATCAAAGAGGGCGACAGACTGGTTTATAAGATAGACAGGGGCAGGATTGTATTGGAGCCTGTAGTAAGCGTCCCACGTTCACAGTCGTACTTCTGGACACCCGAAGTACAGGAGAAGGTTAAAAATGCTGATGAGAATTTTAAGACGGGCAATTTCAAGACGTATAAGGTAGATAAATTTATAAAGGAATTAAAGGCGTGA
- a CDS encoding DNA helicase: protein MSGYLIAVEPEFFPQYDSLPKEIKKKFKKQLTCLKGNPKHNSLQMHKLEGTDFWEFYVDKGYRCVFKLEGNVFKLYFIGTHKLIDNF from the coding sequence GTGAGCGGGTATCTTATTGCCGTAGAACCCGAATTCTTCCCACAGTACGACAGTCTGCCTAAAGAGATAAAGAAGAAGTTTAAGAAACAATTAACCTGTCTGAAAGGCAATCCAAAGCACAATTCATTACAGATGCACAAACTTGAAGGTACGGACTTCTGGGAATTTTATGTTGATAAGGGCTATCGCTGTGTCTTTAAACTAGAGGGTAATGTTTTCAAGCTTTATTTTATAGGGACACATAAATTGATTGATAATTTTTAA
- a CDS encoding 2-isopropylmalate synthase has product MDNIIIFDTTLRDGEQSPGASLDIGEKLQIARQLALLNVDVIEAGFPIASPGDFQSVSNIAKEIRGVSIAALARAMEKDIDSAAKALEKAEKPRIHIFLATSEIHRKYKLLKAKDEIINLAVKAVAYARKFVEDIEFSSEDASRTEMDFLAQVVESVIAAGATTVNIPDTVGYAVPEHYASIITGLKEKVKNISKAVLSVHCHNDLGLAVANSLAAVKAGAKQVECTMNGLGERAGNAALEEVVMAIKTRQDYYRCSTRIKTRELTNSSRLVSVLTGMRVQRNKAIVGENAFAHQSGVHQDGVLKERTTYEIMHPEDIGLQKTKIVLGKLSGRHAFKERIKELGYDLTEIEFEKAFEEFKRLADKKKEIFDEEIEAIIDTEKMEIPHIFQLESLSISCGPNVVPTAGVRIRLSDGSVADNATIGDGPIDALFKAIDLATGISGKLLDYHIQAITSGKDAMGEVYVNVDIHGKNVKGRAVSTDIIEASAKAYLNALNKVAAK; this is encoded by the coding sequence ATGGATAATATCATTATTTTTGATACAACTTTGCGTGATGGGGAACAGTCGCCAGGCGCCAGCCTTGATATTGGGGAAAAGCTACAGATAGCACGACAGTTGGCATTGTTAAATGTTGATGTAATTGAAGCGGGCTTTCCGATTGCGTCTCCGGGCGATTTTCAGTCCGTGAGCAATATAGCAAAGGAAATTCGCGGTGTTTCCATTGCTGCACTTGCCCGCGCAATGGAAAAGGATATAGACAGTGCGGCAAAGGCATTGGAAAAAGCGGAAAAGCCTCGGATTCATATTTTTCTCGCCACTTCCGAGATTCACAGAAAATACAAATTGCTTAAAGCAAAAGATGAAATAATTAATTTGGCAGTGAAGGCTGTTGCTTATGCCCGAAAATTTGTTGAGGATATAGAGTTTTCTTCGGAGGATGCTTCCCGCACGGAGATGGATTTTCTTGCCCAGGTCGTTGAGTCTGTTATTGCAGCAGGCGCCACAACCGTTAATATTCCCGATACTGTTGGTTATGCAGTGCCCGAACATTATGCGTCAATAATTACCGGATTAAAAGAAAAGGTAAAGAATATCAGCAAAGCTGTTTTAAGCGTACATTGTCATAATGATCTTGGTTTGGCAGTGGCTAACTCATTGGCGGCGGTAAAAGCAGGCGCAAAACAAGTGGAATGCACCATGAATGGATTGGGGGAACGGGCGGGGAATGCCGCTTTGGAAGAGGTAGTTATGGCGATAAAAACACGTCAGGATTACTATCGCTGTTCAACTCGCATCAAAACAAGGGAATTAACAAATTCAAGCCGGCTTGTGAGTGTGTTAACGGGGATGCGTGTTCAGAGGAATAAGGCAATTGTAGGCGAAAATGCGTTTGCACATCAATCCGGCGTCCATCAGGATGGTGTGCTCAAGGAGAGAACCACATACGAAATTATGCATCCAGAAGACATTGGACTTCAGAAAACAAAAATCGTGTTAGGGAAATTATCAGGCAGGCACGCTTTTAAAGAAAGAATTAAGGAGTTAGGGTATGATTTGACGGAGATTGAATTTGAAAAGGCTTTTGAAGAATTCAAACGGCTTGCTGACAAGAAGAAGGAGATATTTGATGAAGAAATAGAAGCTATTATCGATACGGAAAAGATGGAAATTCCTCACATTTTCCAGTTAGAAAGTTTAAGCATTAGCTGCGGGCCAAATGTTGTGCCAACTGCAGGCGTTCGGATCAGATTGAGTGATGGAAGTGTTGCTGATAATGCGACAATAGGCGACGGCCCCATAGACGCGCTTTTTAAGGCTATCGATCTTGCTACCGGAATTTCAGGTAAGTTACTTGATTATCATATTCAGGCTATTACCAGTGGAAAGGACGCCATGGGCGAGGTTTACGTAAATGTTGATATACACGGGAAGAATGTGAAAGGCCGTGCGGTAAGTACTGACATCATTGAGGCGAGTGCAAAAGCCTATTTAAATGCATTAAATAAAGTGGCTGCAAAATAA
- a CDS encoding shikimate dehydrogenase produces the protein MICVPIVANNNNDAIHDMECASKIADAVELRIDYIHDLNLRQILGKCTKPVIVTNRPVREGGKFRGTEEERLQLLKQAIQLQADYVDIEHDSIRNVKKNGNALFAASKTKIIVSYHNFRETPENLSEIYNTLFQSGADIVKIVTHANSITDNIKIYQLLQQSKIPIISFCMGEYGIISRILYKIFGSYLTFASLQKGKESAPGQINIEELLNRYNIKNQNKHTAVYGLIGNPVSHSISPVIHNALFKEIGMNCVYVPFKVDEIGRFISEFKKLNISGYSVTIPHKESIINYLDDADPIAKKIGAVNTVVNKNNRLIGFNTDLEAAVTVLAEVANVSGHTAADACFKNKHVTIIGAGGVARAIAFGLKMYGADITLVSRNHNRMQSLAGEVGCSFTNKNGLQNLETDIFVNATPVGMYPSINETPVDRKLLKPNMIVFDTIYNPPETKLIKDAKEIGCKTVGGMPMFIRQAAAQFRLWTDTEPPLNIIENIAYNA, from the coding sequence ATGATCTGTGTACCAATAGTTGCAAATAATAATAACGATGCCATTCACGACATGGAATGTGCATCAAAAATTGCCGATGCTGTCGAGTTGCGTATTGATTACATTCATGATTTGAATTTACGGCAGATACTGGGAAAATGTACGAAGCCTGTTATCGTCACAAACCGTCCGGTTCGGGAAGGGGGAAAGTTCAGAGGAACTGAAGAAGAAAGACTACAATTGCTGAAACAGGCAATACAACTGCAAGCCGATTATGTAGATATAGAACATGACAGCATCCGGAACGTTAAAAAAAACGGAAATGCCCTGTTTGCCGCCAGCAAAACTAAAATAATTGTCTCTTATCATAATTTCAGGGAAACTCCTGAAAATCTTTCGGAAATATACAATACATTATTTCAGAGTGGTGCTGATATTGTAAAGATTGTTACTCATGCGAATTCGATAACCGATAATATTAAAATATACCAGCTTCTTCAGCAGTCAAAAATACCCATAATTTCATTTTGTATGGGCGAATACGGAATAATCAGTCGTATATTATATAAAATATTTGGCAGTTATTTGACTTTTGCATCACTTCAGAAAGGAAAAGAATCCGCCCCCGGCCAAATCAATATCGAAGAACTTTTAAATAGGTATAATATTAAAAACCAAAACAAGCATACCGCAGTGTATGGTTTAATTGGCAATCCTGTTTCTCACAGTATTAGTCCAGTGATTCATAATGCACTTTTTAAAGAAATAGGCATGAATTGTGTTTATGTTCCTTTTAAAGTGGATGAAATTGGCAGATTTATTTCTGAATTTAAAAAATTAAATATTTCAGGGTACAGCGTTACTATTCCTCATAAAGAATCGATAATAAATTATCTTGATGACGCGGATCCGATTGCCAAAAAAATTGGTGCGGTAAATACTGTGGTAAACAAAAATAACCGTTTGATAGGTTTTAATACTGATTTGGAAGCTGCCGTTACCGTGCTCGCAGAGGTTGCGAATGTATCTGGCCATACTGCAGCGGATGCTTGCTTTAAAAACAAGCATGTTACTATTATTGGAGCAGGGGGTGTTGCACGTGCGATTGCCTTTGGGTTAAAAATGTATGGCGCCGATATTACACTCGTTAGTAGAAATCACAATCGTATGCAATCACTTGCCGGCGAAGTTGGTTGTTCCTTTACCAATAAGAATGGTTTGCAAAATTTGGAAACGGACATATTCGTTAATGCAACACCGGTGGGTATGTATCCCTCAATAAATGAGACGCCCGTTGATAGAAAACTTTTGAAGCCGAATATGATTGTTTTTGACACTATTTATAATCCTCCCGAAACGAAATTAATAAAAGATGCAAAGGAAATAGGCTGTAAAACGGTGGGGGGGATGCCTATGTTTATTCGCCAGGCAGCAGCGCAGTTTAGATTGTGGACGGATACAGAACCACCTCTGAATATAATAGAAAATATTGCATACAATGCCTAG
- a CDS encoding shikimate kinase translates to MNIFLIGFRGTGKTSVGKILAQRLNRKYIDADEYLEQKEGKTIKDIFEECDEGKFREIESDVIAELCLQNNTVIATGGGVVIKEENVKRMKKCGVAILLEADADTLYKRIKGDITSTTKRPGLTNYGEYQEIRYLLGKRKPLYDKTADFVVNTGKMSIDEAAGKIASFIENYVMDFDKGQDPSLTMQ, encoded by the coding sequence TTGAACATTTTTTTAATTGGTTTTCGAGGCACCGGAAAAACTTCTGTAGGCAAAATACTCGCTCAACGATTAAATAGGAAATATATTGATGCGGATGAGTATTTGGAGCAAAAAGAAGGAAAAACCATAAAAGACATATTTGAAGAATGCGACGAAGGGAAATTCCGGGAAATAGAATCGGACGTAATTGCTGAGTTGTGTTTGCAAAATAACACGGTTATTGCTACCGGCGGGGGAGTGGTTATTAAAGAGGAAAATGTAAAGAGGATGAAAAAGTGCGGTGTTGCCATTCTTCTGGAAGCGGATGCTGATACTCTGTATAAACGAATAAAAGGAGACATTACCTCAACTACTAAAAGGCCTGGCCTGACAAATTATGGGGAATATCAGGAAATCCGGTATCTTTTGGGAAAAAGAAAACCATTATATGATAAGACGGCTGATTTTGTTGTAAACACCGGAAAGATGTCAATAGATGAAGCGGCAGGTAAAATAGCGTCTTTTATAGAAAATTATGTGATGGATTTTGATAAAGGGCAAGATCCTTCTCTGACAATGCAATAA
- a CDS encoding diacylglycerol kinase, which translates to MKRLWNALMYSLFGLKDTFVMERAFRQEIIATSILLPLALYIKVSLCLKLLLIVCNITVLIVELLNTSLELIADIVSPGFNIKVKHAKDCGSAAVFLSLVSWFIVWMVAFSQWLCAL; encoded by the coding sequence ATGAAGCGTTTATGGAATGCCCTGATGTATTCTCTTTTTGGGTTAAAAGATACCTTCGTCATGGAACGTGCTTTTAGACAGGAGATAATTGCTACAAGTATATTGCTGCCTCTTGCGCTATACATAAAGGTTTCGCTCTGCTTAAAACTTCTGTTAATCGTTTGTAATATTACCGTGCTTATCGTCGAACTTTTGAACACTTCTTTGGAATTAATAGCCGATATTGTTTCTCCCGGATTTAATATTAAAGTAAAACATGCGAAAGACTGCGGGAGCGCCGCTGTTTTCCTGAGTCTGGTAAGTTGGTTTATTGTATGGATGGTTGCTTTTTCCCAATGGTTATGTGCTCTATAG